A region from the Wansuia hejianensis genome encodes:
- a CDS encoding aspartate/glutamate racemase family protein, giving the protein MRITVIAPIALKRKSSYESKPCCKALPCEFAFTFIDKGPMLVLNSYDQAFATPGVVLKAQEAEANGADAIVINCAADTGLQACREAVSIPVIGVFESTMLFSAQFADQVAVLTFSDRINGRYQNTIRNMNMSHRLACTRTIALPEGSGKSQEDVIHAMYENIKDIYDHTLCDSFILGCSDFEGAGLMMGCTSVAGIDEGLQAKLAENSLKVNIYKPFDIGIHTAYIAALMHVQNSRKTYPAPHTVFNNF; this is encoded by the coding sequence ATGAGAATTACAGTAATTGCACCAATTGCGCTGAAAAGAAAATCCTCGTATGAATCAAAACCCTGCTGTAAAGCGCTGCCTTGTGAGTTTGCCTTCACTTTCATTGATAAAGGGCCAATGCTTGTTTTGAATTCTTATGATCAGGCATTTGCCACACCGGGTGTTGTATTGAAGGCACAGGAGGCAGAAGCGAATGGGGCTGATGCAATTGTCATTAACTGTGCGGCGGATACAGGATTGCAGGCGTGCCGTGAAGCAGTCTCTATTCCGGTGATAGGTGTTTTTGAAAGTACAATGCTGTTTTCAGCACAGTTTGCGGATCAAGTAGCCGTACTGACTTTTTCAGACCGGATTAACGGCCGGTATCAGAATACCATAAGAAATATGAACATGAGCCATCGTCTGGCATGTACCCGCACGATCGCGCTTCCGGAAGGAAGCGGTAAGAGCCAGGAAGATGTGATTCATGCGATGTATGAAAATATCAAAGATATTTATGATCATACCCTCTGCGACAGCTTTATTCTGGGCTGCAGTGATTTTGAGGGGGCAGGTCTTATGATGGGATGCACCAGCGTGGCAGGCATTGATGAAGGATTGCAGGCAAAACTTGCGGAAAATAGTTTAAAGGTTAACATCTATAAGCCTTTTGATATAGGAATTCATACAGCTTACATTGCGGCACTAATGCATGTGCAGAACAGCCGGAAAACATATCCGGCGCCCCACACAGTTTTTAATAATTTTTAA
- a CDS encoding ABC transporter permease, translated as MSIKGTSKDKKNVIETIFRFSPVIGAVIGLLAAALFVMLYNVDPITFIGALCKGALGSAKAIGNSLNRATPYIIVGAATTIAFKCGSMNMGQEGQVFMGGLGVAVVALILPSGTPALIAIPLALIGGMIMGAIFISLPIFLRVKRGVNEVVVTLIMNYMATLIVSALVVGPLGKVGASYPCTENFGEQYSLFNWKSVGHLHVGIFIAIAVAILAIYMFWVNPIGLKARAAGSSPAASLTAGINPTKVFIIGMLVNGAFCGLAGGVELLGRYNNLRGGYADGIGWDSLIVALLSGMNPKGVIPAGIFFGALFTGVSSLQRSIGVPSALLSLIKGIIIVCVVTGTAIEKYHLNRWLTKKKTVK; from the coding sequence ATGAGTATCAAAGGCACATCGAAAGACAAAAAAAATGTCATCGAAACAATTTTCCGCTTCAGTCCTGTGATTGGCGCGGTCATTGGCCTTTTGGCAGCGGCATTGTTTGTAATGTTATACAACGTAGACCCAATCACCTTTATCGGAGCCCTTTGCAAGGGCGCGCTGGGAAGCGCTAAGGCAATCGGTAACTCCCTGAACAGAGCGACTCCGTATATTATTGTCGGAGCGGCAACCACGATCGCATTCAAGTGTGGTTCCATGAACATGGGTCAGGAAGGCCAGGTATTCATGGGCGGCCTTGGCGTAGCGGTCGTAGCTCTTATATTGCCGAGTGGTACGCCGGCGTTGATTGCCATCCCGCTTGCGTTGATTGGTGGTATGATTATGGGCGCGATCTTCATCTCGCTCCCGATTTTTCTCCGCGTAAAACGCGGCGTCAACGAAGTTGTCGTAACGCTGATTATGAACTACATGGCGACGCTGATTGTAAGCGCGCTGGTTGTAGGTCCGTTGGGAAAGGTAGGAGCAAGTTATCCGTGTACAGAAAACTTTGGCGAACAATATTCATTATTTAACTGGAAATCTGTAGGCCATCTGCATGTCGGTATCTTTATTGCGATCGCGGTAGCGATTCTGGCCATCTACATGTTCTGGGTAAACCCGATTGGCCTGAAGGCGCGTGCGGCAGGGTCTTCTCCGGCAGCCAGCTTAACGGCAGGCATCAATCCGACGAAGGTATTCATTATCGGTATGCTGGTAAACGGTGCGTTCTGCGGCCTGGCAGGCGGCGTGGAACTCTTAGGACGTTATAACAACCTGCGCGGTGGTTATGCGGATGGAATCGGGTGGGATTCTCTGATAGTCGCCCTGCTTTCCGGTATGAATCCAAAGGGCGTGATCCCGGCAGGTATTTTCTTCGGAGCGTTGTTTACCGGCGTGAGTTCTTTGCAGCGTTCCATTGGTGTGCCAAGCGCACTGCTCTCCCTGATTAAGGGAATTATCATTGTCTGTGTGGTAACTGGAACCGCCATCGAGAAATATCATCTGAACAGATGGCTCACCAAGAAGAAAACTGTGAAATAA
- a CDS encoding dihydroorotase, with protein MSEKVFDLLIINGKIVSPEGIRENYLAVKDGKIAEEGVNPEGLKATRVIDAKGKYILPGGIDDHVHFRDPGDDLTYKEDALTGSRAAAAGGITTIFDMPNVHPSCLNVKNFEFKKSIYEEKCLVNYGLYAFLVEDPELVEPLMDAGCAGFKWDMGTPDNVLPDHHRMPTNSEAAVAFQKIAARDYCITIHAEDMDLVKFYTAELQKSGRDPKDFLAHEEARPDVVELSAIARSLILSDLTGCRINITHLSSKKGLEMIVDAKRKGSKITCEVGPSWYTFSTDDYPKYGGAIRVVPAIHHPEDRDALWEGLVNGDVDMVGTDHAPHSLEEKFEKSWWDTLPGTIGVQTSLPLILDRANKGQISLERVVEVMSEKPAKVWGLYPRKGCLQVGSDADITIVDMDLEWTVTHAEMKSKTQYTPFDGFQLKGKPVMTIVMGQVAYENGEVVGKPGVGVMVNPKKEW; from the coding sequence ATGAGTGAAAAAGTGTTTGATCTTTTGATCATTAACGGCAAAATTGTAAGTCCCGAAGGCATCAGGGAAAATTATCTGGCTGTTAAGGACGGAAAGATCGCAGAGGAGGGGGTAAATCCGGAAGGGTTGAAAGCCACTCGTGTCATCGATGCGAAAGGTAAATATATACTTCCCGGTGGAATTGACGATCACGTGCATTTCCGTGACCCGGGTGACGACCTGACCTATAAAGAGGATGCCCTGACCGGCTCCAGAGCCGCGGCGGCGGGCGGCATTACCACTATCTTTGATATGCCGAACGTGCATCCGTCCTGTCTGAATGTGAAAAATTTTGAATTTAAGAAATCCATCTATGAGGAAAAATGCCTGGTGAACTATGGGCTTTACGCATTTCTGGTGGAAGACCCGGAGCTGGTGGAGCCGCTGATGGACGCTGGCTGCGCAGGTTTTAAATGGGATATGGGCACGCCGGACAACGTGCTGCCGGATCATCACAGAATGCCGACCAACTCGGAAGCGGCAGTAGCTTTCCAGAAGATCGCGGCAAGGGATTACTGCATAACCATCCATGCCGAGGATATGGATCTGGTTAAATTCTATACCGCAGAACTGCAGAAATCCGGAAGAGATCCGAAAGACTTTCTGGCACATGAAGAAGCGCGTCCCGACGTGGTAGAGCTTTCAGCAATTGCGCGTTCGCTGATCCTGTCGGATCTGACGGGCTGCCGTATCAACATTACCCACCTGTCCTCCAAGAAAGGGTTGGAGATGATCGTTGACGCGAAGAGGAAAGGCTCCAAGATTACCTGTGAGGTTGGTCCGTCCTGGTATACATTCAGCACAGATGATTATCCAAAATATGGCGGAGCGATCCGCGTCGTTCCTGCAATCCATCATCCGGAGGACCGGGATGCCCTGTGGGAGGGCCTTGTAAACGGCGATGTGGATATGGTAGGCACCGACCATGCGCCCCACTCTCTGGAAGAAAAATTCGAGAAGTCCTGGTGGGATACCCTTCCCGGAACCATCGGAGTTCAGACCAGCCTTCCGCTGATCCTGGACCGCGCCAATAAAGGCCAGATTTCCCTGGAAAGAGTCGTAGAGGTGATGTCTGAGAAACCGGCTAAGGTGTGGGGGCTGTATCCGAGAAAAGGATGCCTGCAGGTGGGTTCGGATGCAGATATCACGATTGTGGATATGGATCTGGAATGGACCGTTACCCATGCGGAAATGAAATCTAAAACCCAGTACACACCCTTCGATGGTTTTCAGTTGAAGGGCAAACCGGTGATGACGATCGTTATGGGGCAGGTTGCTTATGAAAACGGTGAAGTTGTTGGGAAACCAGGCGTTGGCGTCATGGTGAATCCGAAGAAAGAATGGTAA
- a CDS encoding ABC transporter ATP-binding protein, producing the protein MDNEYMVEMRHITKTFGKLVANNDVSLKIKKGEIHALLGENGAGKSTLMNVLYGLYGKDKGTVLWNGQEINIKSPDEAIKLGIGMIHQHFMLVNKFSVLENVTLGIKEGKWIEIPTDEIRKKIMELSDTYGLNIKPDAIVENLTVGEQQRVEIVKALYRHSELLIMDEPTAVLTPQEAKQLFKVLYKLKNEGKSIIFISHKLPEVLEICDAISIMRDGCLVEEMENTEDLDEAKLANAMVGRELNLEVVKSKCEPGEVVLKLEGISCDGINASCGVTDFSLELYRGEIVGLAGVDGNGQTDLSELIMGLRKMTTGKIEFLGQDISKMTTKQRRELSLGYIPADRLKSAMIPSMSLTMNMCINKPDQAPFGTKWALNQKSITEYTERKMKEFNVVAKSSGEVGGNLSGGNQQKLVLARELGEKVDLVIAVYPTRGLDIDATHFVFDTMLKARDEGAAVLYISTELEEILQLSDRIGVLYEGRLQGIMPQQEAEVTKIGLMMAGREVEVK; encoded by the coding sequence ATGGATAATGAATACATGGTAGAAATGCGGCATATCACCAAGACGTTTGGCAAGCTTGTCGCTAATAACGATGTATCCTTGAAAATTAAAAAGGGAGAAATCCACGCGTTGCTGGGTGAGAACGGCGCAGGCAAATCTACATTGATGAATGTGCTGTATGGCCTTTACGGCAAGGACAAGGGTACCGTCCTCTGGAACGGCCAGGAGATTAATATTAAAAGCCCGGACGAGGCGATTAAATTGGGTATCGGTATGATCCATCAGCATTTTATGCTGGTTAATAAGTTTTCCGTGCTGGAGAATGTAACTCTGGGCATAAAAGAGGGTAAATGGATCGAAATTCCCACAGATGAGATCCGTAAGAAAATTATGGAGCTCTCTGATACATATGGACTAAATATCAAGCCTGATGCGATTGTTGAGAATCTGACAGTAGGCGAGCAGCAGAGAGTAGAGATTGTAAAAGCACTTTACCGCCATTCCGAGCTGCTGATTATGGACGAGCCTACCGCAGTGCTGACGCCCCAGGAAGCAAAACAGCTGTTTAAGGTGCTTTATAAGCTGAAAAACGAGGGCAAATCTATCATCTTTATCAGCCACAAGCTGCCAGAGGTTTTGGAAATCTGTGATGCCATCTCTATTATGCGTGACGGATGCCTGGTAGAAGAGATGGAGAATACAGAGGATCTGGATGAGGCGAAGCTGGCAAACGCAATGGTAGGCCGAGAGCTGAATCTGGAAGTGGTAAAAAGTAAGTGCGAACCGGGTGAAGTCGTGCTGAAACTGGAAGGCATCAGCTGTGACGGTATCAATGCGTCCTGCGGCGTGACGGATTTTTCTCTTGAGCTGTACAGAGGCGAGATTGTAGGCCTGGCCGGTGTAGACGGCAACGGGCAGACAGACCTTTCGGAGCTGATCATGGGTCTTCGCAAAATGACAACCGGCAAAATCGAGTTCCTGGGTCAGGATATCAGTAAAATGACAACCAAACAGAGAAGGGAGCTTTCATTGGGATATATTCCGGCAGACCGCCTGAAATCCGCAATGATTCCTTCTATGTCTCTGACAATGAATATGTGTATCAACAAACCGGATCAAGCGCCTTTCGGCACAAAATGGGCATTGAATCAGAAAAGTATTACGGAATATACCGAACGCAAAATGAAAGAATTCAATGTAGTTGCAAAGAGCTCCGGCGAGGTGGGCGGCAATCTGTCCGGCGGTAATCAGCAGAAGCTGGTGTTGGCCCGTGAGCTTGGCGAGAAAGTTGATCTCGTGATCGCCGTATATCCGACCCGTGGCCTGGATATCGACGCGACACATTTTGTGTTTGATACGATGCTGAAAGCCAGAGACGAAGGCGCCGCTGTCCTTTATATCTCTACCGAGCTGGAAGAAATCCTGCAACTCAGCGACCGGATCGGCGTCCTGTATGAAGGCAGACTTCAGGGCATTATGCCTCAACAGGAAGCAGAAGTAACGAAGATAGGTCTGATGATGGCCGGAAGAGAAGTGGAGGTGAAATGA
- a CDS encoding aminotransferase class III-fold pyridoxal phosphate-dependent enzyme, whose amino-acid sequence MNKKLSVDEILQMNQDYQFFTWTPQKSSLERIAVAGGKGCYFWDFDGNKYLDAGSQLVNLNIGFQDERVVNAIKAQADELCYIAPSYATEIRGRLAKKIITDCAPGMGKVLFTLGGTDANEYALRIAQGYTGRYKVFSQYMSYHGSTYGSSTLNGQAARGNMDPGIAGFVHFLGPWWRDHGLKFETEEEYTEFLLKMLERQMIQENPDKISCLVTETMQGGGGVIEMPKGYLKGIRDLCDKYGILMVCDEVMVGFGRTGKWFTYQHYDGVMPDMITFAKGSTCGYTPFGGVIVSKKIAKYYDDVALPAGLTYNSHPICCATALATIGVYEEDNLLKNSEERGKELLAGLIELDKKHKSVANPRGKGLHTALDLVGGAATGAAHEKLKNMYIDKGVIPYILPPRIVLSPPLIITKEEVQKILEVTDEVLTFADTLV is encoded by the coding sequence ATGAACAAAAAACTATCTGTCGATGAAATCTTACAGATGAACCAGGATTATCAGTTTTTTACCTGGACACCACAGAAGAGTTCCCTGGAGCGTATTGCAGTTGCAGGTGGCAAGGGATGCTATTTCTGGGATTTTGACGGCAACAAGTATCTGGATGCAGGCTCACAGCTTGTAAACCTGAACATCGGATTCCAGGACGAAAGAGTTGTCAACGCTATTAAAGCTCAGGCGGATGAACTCTGCTACATCGCTCCGTCCTATGCGACTGAGATTCGCGGTCGCCTTGCTAAGAAAATTATCACCGACTGCGCACCCGGAATGGGTAAGGTTCTGTTTACCCTGGGCGGCACAGATGCTAACGAATATGCGCTTCGCATCGCGCAGGGATATACCGGACGCTACAAAGTATTTTCACAGTACATGTCTTATCATGGTTCGACCTATGGTTCCTCAACCCTGAACGGACAGGCTGCGCGCGGCAATATGGACCCGGGCATTGCGGGCTTTGTTCATTTCCTGGGACCGTGGTGGCGTGATCACGGACTGAAGTTCGAGACAGAGGAAGAGTATACCGAGTTCCTGCTGAAGATGCTGGAGCGCCAGATGATTCAGGAGAATCCGGACAAGATTTCCTGCCTGGTTACTGAGACCATGCAGGGCGGCGGCGGCGTCATCGAGATGCCGAAGGGATACCTGAAGGGTATTCGTGACCTGTGTGATAAATACGGCATCCTGATGGTCTGCGACGAGGTTATGGTTGGCTTCGGACGTACCGGAAAATGGTTTACTTATCAGCATTATGACGGAGTGATGCCGGATATGATCACTTTTGCAAAGGGCAGCACCTGCGGCTATACTCCTTTCGGCGGCGTTATCGTATCGAAGAAAATCGCAAAATATTATGATGATGTGGCGCTTCCTGCAGGACTTACGTATAACTCTCATCCGATCTGCTGTGCTACGGCACTGGCGACAATCGGCGTTTATGAAGAGGATAACCTCTTAAAGAACAGTGAGGAGCGCGGAAAAGAACTGCTCGCCGGCCTGATTGAACTGGATAAAAAACATAAGAGTGTAGCCAATCCGAGAGGCAAAGGGCTTCATACGGCACTTGATCTCGTTGGCGGAGCCGCTACCGGGGCAGCGCATGAAAAACTGAAAAATATGTACATCGACAAGGGTGTGATTCCATACATCCTTCCTCCGAGAATCGTTCTGTCACCGCCGCTGATCATCACGAAGGAAGAGGTTCAGAAGATTCTTGAAGTTACTGATGAAGTTCTGACATTCGCGGATACTCTGGTGTAA
- a CDS encoding BMP family ABC transporter substrate-binding protein encodes MRKRVLSILMSVTLVGSMVLAGCGEKKDAATGNSASSGASSASSGASSASSDASSASSGASSSSSGSSSSADKKDMSDIKVAFILPGEYNDGSFNQKGYDAMLYCQENLGVEATYVDRIDTSLQSETLYDYAEQDYDIIVSWGAQMEDDVVDTLAEEFPDTQFVIASGTKANETNVVNIQISGKHLGYGYGYMSAMKSKANKVAFIGAGQGSQAYTDEVGGFIDGAKAYNEDCEVTIMYLNSFNDIDECAQAAEFCAEQGCDVMFADVSGAYKGLFDVVTKSEGKILTFGRNADHTKEYPEGCLSYIENDWGIKMADVITNYAENGKWGENVFCGFGSIVSGWTYNFDGEPGWNPALVSEEEVADFQKNVIDMIANGGWDPTFTTEDANPGTY; translated from the coding sequence ATGAGAAAGAGAGTATTAAGCATTCTTATGAGTGTAACACTTGTTGGCAGCATGGTGCTTGCGGGCTGCGGAGAGAAGAAAGATGCAGCAACAGGCAATTCAGCTTCGTCCGGCGCTTCTTCAGCTTCATCCGGCGCTTCTTCAGCTTCATCCGACGCTTCTTCAGCTTCATCCGGCGCTTCCTCATCTTCATCCGGCAGCTCAAGTTCAGCAGATAAAAAGGATATGTCAGATATCAAAGTCGCGTTTATCCTGCCGGGCGAATACAACGACGGCTCCTTTAATCAAAAGGGTTACGACGCAATGCTTTACTGCCAGGAGAACTTAGGCGTAGAGGCTACTTATGTTGACAGAATCGATACTTCTCTGCAGAGCGAGACACTGTATGATTATGCAGAACAGGATTATGACATTATCGTTTCCTGGGGCGCTCAGATGGAGGATGATGTCGTCGATACACTGGCGGAAGAGTTCCCGGATACTCAGTTTGTGATCGCTTCCGGTACAAAAGCCAATGAAACAAACGTTGTAAATATCCAGATTTCAGGCAAGCATCTGGGCTATGGATATGGTTATATGTCCGCTATGAAATCTAAAGCGAACAAGGTCGCGTTCATCGGCGCGGGCCAGGGTTCCCAGGCTTATACGGATGAAGTCGGCGGCTTCATCGACGGCGCAAAAGCATACAATGAAGACTGTGAAGTTACGATCATGTATCTGAACAGCTTCAACGATATTGACGAGTGCGCGCAGGCTGCCGAGTTTTGCGCAGAACAAGGCTGTGACGTTATGTTCGCGGACGTTTCCGGAGCTTACAAAGGGTTGTTCGATGTTGTAACCAAATCAGAGGGCAAGATCCTGACCTTTGGACGTAACGCAGATCACACCAAGGAATATCCGGAAGGCTGCCTGTCCTACATTGAGAACGACTGGGGCATTAAGATGGCTGATGTAATCACCAACTATGCGGAGAACGGCAAATGGGGCGAGAACGTATTCTGCGGATTTGGCAGTATTGTTTCTGGCTGGACATACAACTTTGACGGTGAGCCTGGATGGAATCCCGCGCTTGTTTCCGAAGAGGAAGTCGCTGATTTCCAGAAGAACGTGATTGATATGATCGCTAACGGCGGCTGGGACCCGACCTTCACAACTGAGGATGCGAACCCGGGCACTTATTAA
- a CDS encoding amidohydrolase family protein: MEKSTRYIMAPSYLWDGTADEAETGVCLLIEDGKVICKETLGQCRRQAPDAEVYAGDYLILPGFTDAHDHGRGVSPTGYGVADRPLELWLQDLWKIPAVSHYTAAYYDGIQLASSGVTTVLHSHNPNDFGRLYEEVIDGAKGYNDAGIRCIMCPLYIDQNKGVYAERDEFIKSLPEDIGAAFRNSIHDKLFTIDEYLELIDALRKALQNEISEELVELQLHPNGGQWCSDEALLRMKEYALAHGMKIHMHLLETKYQAIYAQKTWGCSFIEHYENIGFLGPWLSCAHIIWITEKDQQLLQKYGVLSVNNPSSNIRLRSGIFPLRGMAEKEALVGLGLDGCAFDDDQDYLREMRVVFYNMEQVGMGSMIEHTIPLKMATVWGSRITDGRLSPGSLTPGADADFVCISMEELRRPYADDFTDVMDLLLHRGRRETVAMTFVKGRKIYDKLESQKKLAEAEQKIASEIKMLRREQPFRDIPWKRTLISKAEDFYKGWEMEYENYSNCTNCAEKKILV, translated from the coding sequence GTGGAGAAGTCAACACGTTATATCATGGCGCCTTCCTATTTATGGGACGGGACTGCCGACGAAGCAGAAACAGGTGTGTGTCTTTTGATTGAGGATGGCAAGGTTATCTGTAAAGAAACGTTGGGGCAATGCCGCCGCCAGGCGCCTGACGCGGAGGTATATGCGGGTGACTATCTGATACTTCCGGGTTTTACCGATGCGCATGATCATGGAAGAGGAGTTTCTCCGACGGGATATGGAGTAGCGGACAGGCCTTTAGAACTGTGGCTGCAGGATTTATGGAAAATTCCGGCAGTGAGCCATTATACGGCTGCTTATTATGATGGAATCCAGCTGGCCTCTTCCGGTGTTACAACTGTACTGCACAGCCATAATCCGAATGATTTCGGGCGTTTATATGAAGAGGTTATCGACGGCGCTAAAGGATATAACGACGCCGGTATCCGCTGTATTATGTGCCCTCTTTATATTGATCAGAATAAGGGGGTTTATGCGGAGAGAGATGAGTTTATCAAGTCATTGCCGGAAGATATCGGCGCGGCTTTTAGAAATAGTATCCACGATAAACTTTTTACAATAGATGAGTATCTGGAATTAATAGATGCGCTCAGGAAGGCGTTACAGAATGAAATTTCAGAAGAGCTCGTGGAACTTCAACTGCATCCAAACGGGGGACAGTGGTGCTCGGACGAAGCTTTGTTACGTATGAAAGAATACGCGCTGGCCCATGGCATGAAGATACATATGCACCTTCTGGAGACAAAATATCAGGCGATCTATGCACAGAAAACATGGGGCTGCAGTTTTATCGAACACTATGAAAACATTGGTTTTTTAGGGCCGTGGCTCAGCTGCGCACATATCATCTGGATCACTGAAAAGGATCAGCAGCTATTGCAAAAATACGGAGTTCTTTCTGTCAACAATCCCTCTTCTAATATTCGGCTCCGAAGTGGAATCTTCCCTTTACGCGGAATGGCAGAGAAAGAGGCGCTTGTGGGATTAGGGCTTGACGGCTGTGCATTCGATGATGATCAGGATTATCTCCGCGAGATGCGGGTTGTCTTTTATAACATGGAACAGGTCGGAATGGGCAGTATGATTGAACATACGATCCCCCTGAAGATGGCGACGGTGTGGGGAAGCCGCATTACAGACGGCCGTCTTTCGCCGGGCAGCCTGACGCCGGGTGCTGACGCTGATTTTGTCTGTATTTCCATGGAAGAGCTGCGCAGGCCGTATGCGGATGATTTTACCGATGTAATGGATTTGCTTTTGCATCGGGGGCGCCGGGAAACGGTAGCGATGACGTTTGTGAAAGGCAGAAAAATTTATGATAAGCTGGAGAGTCAGAAAAAACTGGCAGAAGCAGAACAGAAGATCGCTTCAGAAATCAAAATGCTTCGCAGAGAACAGCCGTTCCGGGATATCCCCTGGAAAAGGACTTTGATATCCAAAGCTGAAGATTTTTATAAAGGATGGGAAATGGAATATGAGAATTACAGTAATTGCACCAATTGCGCTGAAAAGAAAATCCTCGTATGA
- a CDS encoding amidohydrolase family protein: MKIIDNHNHLWEGKKVDGFTDAKMGIKRLLEDMDEAGVDMAGVCTIAQSMNNEYVIECVKAHPDRLFGFAFVDATDPNAVDQLKRYLDQGFVGLKLHPRLHGYLLGNHDLVDPLMEVCREYKVPMFAHGGSEEMNHPFYFEELAKAFPDVTIIMGHMCTPNYCTDAKMIAARNPNIYLDNSAAEYLSCKTGVMMEGVGPEKILMGSDWPGSHFSLSIQKTKLSANYAKDPEKAFEMMAGGNIAKILNLKV; encoded by the coding sequence ATGAAGATAATTGATAATCACAATCATCTGTGGGAAGGCAAAAAAGTAGATGGTTTTACAGATGCCAAAATGGGAATTAAAAGACTTTTGGAGGATATGGACGAAGCCGGCGTGGATATGGCCGGAGTCTGTACAATCGCTCAGTCTATGAATAATGAGTATGTGATTGAGTGCGTGAAGGCACATCCGGACCGCCTGTTTGGATTTGCTTTTGTAGACGCGACAGATCCGAATGCTGTAGATCAGTTAAAACGATATCTGGACCAGGGGTTCGTGGGCTTGAAGCTGCATCCCAGGCTTCACGGCTATCTCCTTGGCAATCATGATCTGGTAGATCCGCTGATGGAAGTATGTCGTGAGTACAAAGTTCCGATGTTCGCTCACGGAGGCTCTGAGGAGATGAACCATCCCTTCTATTTTGAAGAGCTGGCGAAGGCATTTCCGGACGTCACAATCATCATGGGACATATGTGCACACCTAATTACTGTACGGACGCGAAAATGATCGCAGCCCGTAACCCCAATATCTATCTGGACAACTCCGCAGCGGAGTACCTGAGCTGCAAGACCGGCGTCATGATGGAAGGAGTCGGCCCCGAGAAGATTCTCATGGGTTCTGACTGGCCGGGCAGCCATTTTTCACTTTCGATTCAGAAGACGAAGCTGTCAGCAAACTACGCGAAGGATCCTGAAAAGGCCTTTGAAATGATGGCTGGAGGGAATATTGCGAAGATTCTGAATCTCAAAGTGTAA
- a CDS encoding ABC transporter permease, giving the protein MSGIILYFNTAIALAVPILMVSIGVCYQEKTGVYGMGSDSSMLLSCFTSIVTLIATGNYFVAIVVGILSGGLMSLFFSIFAVRLGTDQTLTGLACNFAVMGLTSSLLRLLWGVDGIPMMEKPASVPIPLLSKIPIVGEILFDQPIVNYLVYIIIPISWWILYRSTVGLKVRAVGENLECADSVGINILKTRTLACMVAGMCCGFGGAILAVQQVGTFADEMTGSKAWMGIIAAYFGGWSPIGATGAAMVFGLAMALEKRIQLMSFISLNSYTVQLFPYIAAILVICLTGKNRRHPANMMHYYQKQ; this is encoded by the coding sequence ATGTCAGGAATTATTCTTTACTTTAATACGGCAATCGCACTGGCAGTTCCGATTCTCATGGTTTCGATTGGTGTATGTTATCAGGAGAAAACAGGCGTCTATGGCATGGGATCAGATTCCTCCATGCTGCTTTCATGCTTTACCAGTATTGTAACGCTGATTGCAACAGGCAATTATTTTGTCGCGATCGTTGTAGGTATCCTATCCGGCGGCCTGATGTCACTGTTCTTTTCCATCTTTGCCGTTCGGCTCGGTACGGATCAGACGCTGACCGGACTGGCTTGTAACTTTGCGGTTATGGGTCTGACCAGCTCTCTTCTGCGCCTGCTATGGGGGGTTGATGGGATTCCGATGATGGAAAAACCAGCGTCTGTACCAATTCCTCTGTTAAGCAAGATCCCGATTGTCGGGGAGATACTTTTTGACCAGCCGATCGTTAATTATCTGGTATACATCATTATTCCGATCAGCTGGTGGATTCTGTACAGAAGCACCGTTGGCCTGAAGGTTCGCGCTGTAGGTGAGAATCTGGAGTGCGCGGATTCTGTTGGTATCAATATCTTAAAAACACGTACGCTTGCCTGTATGGTAGCCGGTATGTGCTGCGGCTTTGGCGGGGCGATTCTCGCGGTACAGCAGGTTGGTACGTTTGCCGATGAGATGACCGGTTCCAAAGCATGGATGGGTATCATCGCCGCTTACTTCGGCGGCTGGAGCCCGATTGGGGCAACCGGCGCGGCCATGGTATTCGGCCTGGCGATGGCGCTGGAGAAGAGAATCCAGCTTATGAGTTTTATCAGCCTGAATTCTTATACGGTCCAGCTATTCCCGTATATCGCCGCGATTCTGGTTATCTGCCTGACAGGCAAGAACCGCAGGCATCCGGCGAATATGATGCATTACTATCAGAAACAGTAG